One Malaclemys terrapin pileata isolate rMalTer1 chromosome 21, rMalTer1.hap1, whole genome shotgun sequence DNA window includes the following coding sequences:
- the LOC128827362 gene encoding free fatty acid receptor 3-like, translating into MPSISSPQLSLAVYMVTFVTGLPLNLLAFCVFVVKARRHLLPSDVLLLNLTVSDLVLLAFLPIRIAEASWEMNWKMPDFLCPLSGLLFFSSIYLTTLSLTGVSVDRYLSVAFPLRYKAGRRLSYAMVAVALFWVAAFSHCSVIYVVQYQARGNDTAGNLTRCYATFTDHQLAVLLPIRLEMFLVLFCLPLGITTFCYTRFIAIIRSLPLVNPRRKRRAIGLVAATFLLFLVCFAPFNISHVVGYMENKSPEWRVYALLLSTFNASLDPIIFYFSSSSFQKICLECLQAAWEKLQLGRLCPGVWLEATENVATEDSQMVQ; encoded by the coding sequence ATGCCTTCCATCAGCAGCCCCCAGCTCTCCCTAGCCGTCTACATGGTGACCTTTGTGACAGGCCTGCCCCTCAACTTGCTGGCCTTCTGCGTCTTCGTGGTGAAGGCCCGCCGGCACCTGCTGCCATCCGACGTCCTGCTCCTTAACTTGACGGTGTCCGACCTGGTGCTGCTGGCCTTCCTGCCCATTCGCATTGCCGAGGCCTCCTGGGAGATGAACTGGAAGATGCCAGatttcctctgccccctctccggcctcctcttcttcagcagcatCTACCTTACCACCCTCTCGCTCACTGGCGTCAGCGTTGACCGTTACCTCAGTGTGGCCTTCCCCCTCCGCTACAAGGCGGGGCGCCGGCTGTCCTACGCCATGGTGGCCGTGGCCTTGTTCTGGGTGGCTGCTTTCTCCCACTGCAGCGTTATCTACGTGGTCCAGTACCAGGCCAGGGGCAATGACACAGCGGGCAACCTCACCCGCTGCTACGCCACCTTCACTGACCACCAGCTGGCGGTCCTGCTGCCCATCCGCCTGGAGATGTTCTTGGTCCTCTTCTGCCTTCCGCTGGGCATCACCACCTTCTGCTACACTAGATTCATCGCCATCATACGCTCCCTGCCACTGGTGAATCCCAGGAGGAAGCGCCGGGCCATCGGGCTGGTGGCAGCTACATTTCTCCTCTTTCTGGTCTGCTTCGCCCCTTTCAACATCTCCCACGTGGTGGGCTACATGGAGAATAAGAGCCCAGAGTGGAGAGTCTACGCCCTGCTCCTCAGCACTTTCAATGCCAGCTTAGACCCCATCATCTTCTACTTCTCCTCCTCGTCTTTCCAGAAGATATgcctggagtgtctgcaggctGCCTGGGAGAAGCTTCAGCTCGGCCGGCTCTGCCCTGGGGTCTGGCTGGAGGCTACGGAGAACGTAGCCACAGAGGATTCGCAGATGGTGCAGTGA
- the LOC128827194 gene encoding free fatty acid receptor 2-like isoform X1 has product MGFAESQRSRAEKMSSNVYIPLVLTVYIFTFLTGLPSNLLAFYTFLVKVRQKPTPVDILLLNLTVSDIFLLIFLPFKMAEAASGMVWPLPAFLCPLTNYFYYNSIYISSFFLMAVSVDRYLGVAFPIKYKLRRRPAYAIATSVVFWLIICAHCSIVYIVQYEVLSPNGTATSNNVSNCYEHFSPTQRQILLPVRLEFFVVLFCLPFTVTIFCYVNLVRILVALPNISAWRKQRAVGLALVTLFNFIVCFAPYNLSHVVGFVQNKSPSWRVYALLLSTLNAALDPAIFYFSSTAVQRAFANCLATLWHKLNTILSRCHLPCLTRCGEGGSELKADSENVIEESTT; this is encoded by the exons atgggctttgctgagtcacagcgATCAA GAGCTGAGAAGATGAGTTCAAATGTTTACATCCCGCTGGTTCTCACTGTCTACATCTTCACCTTCCTGACCGGCCTCCCGTCCAACCTTCTGGCCTTCTACACCTTCCTGGTGAAGGTCCGCCAAAAACCCACCCCCGTCGACATCCTTCTCCTCAACCTCACTGTCTCCGACatcttcctcctcatcttcctcccctTCAAGATGGCGGAGGCTGCCTCAGGCATGGTGTGGCCCTTGCCTGCTTTCCTCTGCCCACTCACCAACTACTTTTACTACAACAGCATCTACATCAGCTCCTTCTTCCTCATGGCCGTCAGCGTTGATCGCTACCTGGGGGTGGCCTTTCCCATCAAGTACAAGCTCCGGCGCCGTCCAGCTTATGCTATCGCCACCTCCGTGGTCTTCTGGTTGATCATCTGCGCCCACTGCAGCATCGTCTACATTGTCCAATACGAGGTCCTGAGCCCCAATGGGACTGCGACTTCCAATAACGTGTCCAACTGCTATGAACATTTCTCCCCTACGCAGCGCCAGATCCTGCTCCCTGTCCGGCTGGAGTTCTTCGTCGTCCTCTTCTGCCTTCCCTTCACCGTCACCATCTTCTGCTACGTCAACCTCGTCCGCATCCTGGTGGCCTTGCCCAACATCTCGGCCTGGAGGAAGCAGCGGGCCGTAGGCCTGGCTCTGGTTACCTTGTTCAACTTCATAGTCTGTTTCGCCCCCTACAACCTGTCCCACGTGGTGGGCTTTGTCCAGAACAAGAGCCCCTCCTGGAGGGTGTACGCTCTTCTCCTCAGCACGCTCAATGCCGCCTTGGACCCCGCCATCTTCTATTTCTCCTCCACTGCCGTCCAAAGGGCCTTCGCCAACTGCCTGGCCACCCTGTGGCATAAACTTAACACCATCTTGTCCCGGTGCCATCTCCCCTGCTTGACTCGCTGTGGAGAAGGGGGCAGCGAGTTGAAGGCAGACAGTGAGAACGTGATTGAGGAGTCGACGACTTGA
- the LOC128827194 gene encoding free fatty acid receptor 2-like isoform X2, with protein sequence MSSNVYIPLVLTVYIFTFLTGLPSNLLAFYTFLVKVRQKPTPVDILLLNLTVSDIFLLIFLPFKMAEAASGMVWPLPAFLCPLTNYFYYNSIYISSFFLMAVSVDRYLGVAFPIKYKLRRRPAYAIATSVVFWLIICAHCSIVYIVQYEVLSPNGTATSNNVSNCYEHFSPTQRQILLPVRLEFFVVLFCLPFTVTIFCYVNLVRILVALPNISAWRKQRAVGLALVTLFNFIVCFAPYNLSHVVGFVQNKSPSWRVYALLLSTLNAALDPAIFYFSSTAVQRAFANCLATLWHKLNTILSRCHLPCLTRCGEGGSELKADSENVIEESTT encoded by the coding sequence ATGAGTTCAAATGTTTACATCCCGCTGGTTCTCACTGTCTACATCTTCACCTTCCTGACCGGCCTCCCGTCCAACCTTCTGGCCTTCTACACCTTCCTGGTGAAGGTCCGCCAAAAACCCACCCCCGTCGACATCCTTCTCCTCAACCTCACTGTCTCCGACatcttcctcctcatcttcctcccctTCAAGATGGCGGAGGCTGCCTCAGGCATGGTGTGGCCCTTGCCTGCTTTCCTCTGCCCACTCACCAACTACTTTTACTACAACAGCATCTACATCAGCTCCTTCTTCCTCATGGCCGTCAGCGTTGATCGCTACCTGGGGGTGGCCTTTCCCATCAAGTACAAGCTCCGGCGCCGTCCAGCTTATGCTATCGCCACCTCCGTGGTCTTCTGGTTGATCATCTGCGCCCACTGCAGCATCGTCTACATTGTCCAATACGAGGTCCTGAGCCCCAATGGGACTGCGACTTCCAATAACGTGTCCAACTGCTATGAACATTTCTCCCCTACGCAGCGCCAGATCCTGCTCCCTGTCCGGCTGGAGTTCTTCGTCGTCCTCTTCTGCCTTCCCTTCACCGTCACCATCTTCTGCTACGTCAACCTCGTCCGCATCCTGGTGGCCTTGCCCAACATCTCGGCCTGGAGGAAGCAGCGGGCCGTAGGCCTGGCTCTGGTTACCTTGTTCAACTTCATAGTCTGTTTCGCCCCCTACAACCTGTCCCACGTGGTGGGCTTTGTCCAGAACAAGAGCCCCTCCTGGAGGGTGTACGCTCTTCTCCTCAGCACGCTCAATGCCGCCTTGGACCCCGCCATCTTCTATTTCTCCTCCACTGCCGTCCAAAGGGCCTTCGCCAACTGCCTGGCCACCCTGTGGCATAAACTTAACACCATCTTGTCCCGGTGCCATCTCCCCTGCTTGACTCGCTGTGGAGAAGGGGGCAGCGAGTTGAAGGCAGACAGTGAGAACGTGATTGAGGAGTCGACGACTTGA